In a genomic window of Temperatibacter marinus:
- a CDS encoding 2-oxoacid:ferredoxin oxidoreductase subunit beta has translation MTDQSPLTIKDFTSDQEVRWCPGCGDYAILKCMQRTLPEMGATLENTVFVSGIGCSSRFPYYMNTYGFHTIHGRAPAVATGLKLANPDLDVWLITGDGDGLSIGGNHTLHALRRNVDLNILLFNNKIYGLTKGQYSPTSEVGIKTPSTPMGSVDPSLNPINFALGCGAKFVARTVDTAQKHMPGVFKAAHQYKGAAFVEILQNCIVYNDDAWSDITDKKTAQDKQLLLEHGEKMIFGKEGNKGIVFDMDSFSLKVVTIGENNITQEDVLTHDESHIGIARLLAELGAGDGEPVAMGVLYQESVDLSYERAVHAQIDHARQKKKRSIKDIVLGGQTWHVK, from the coding sequence ATGACAGATCAATCACCACTAACCATTAAAGATTTTACCAGTGATCAAGAAGTCAGATGGTGTCCGGGTTGCGGAGACTATGCGATTTTAAAATGTATGCAGAGAACCTTGCCTGAGATGGGCGCGACGCTCGAGAATACAGTCTTTGTCTCTGGCATTGGCTGTTCGAGCCGGTTCCCTTACTATATGAACACCTATGGGTTCCATACCATTCATGGTCGAGCCCCCGCGGTAGCGACCGGGCTTAAGTTGGCAAATCCAGATCTTGATGTTTGGTTGATCACAGGCGACGGGGATGGTCTTTCCATTGGGGGGAACCATACACTGCATGCGCTGCGGCGGAATGTGGACCTGAATATTCTGTTGTTTAACAACAAGATTTATGGCCTGACCAAAGGACAATATAGTCCCACCTCAGAAGTTGGGATTAAGACCCCGTCTACTCCTATGGGGTCTGTGGATCCCAGCCTTAATCCGATTAACTTTGCGCTTGGCTGCGGGGCTAAGTTTGTCGCACGGACAGTGGATACAGCCCAAAAACATATGCCTGGTGTCTTCAAAGCCGCACACCAATATAAAGGCGCTGCTTTTGTTGAGATCTTGCAAAATTGTATCGTCTATAATGATGATGCATGGTCCGATATTACGGATAAGAAAACCGCCCAAGACAAACAGTTGCTTCTGGAGCATGGGGAAAAGATGATCTTCGGGAAAGAAGGGAACAAAGGCATTGTCTTTGATATGGATAGCTTCAGCCTGAAAGTGGTCACCATCGGCGAAAATAATATCACACAAGAGGATGTTTTAACCCACGATGAAAGCCATATAGGGATCGCACGCTTGCTGGCAGAACTCGGAGCGGGAGACGGAGAGCCTGTGGCTATGGGCGTCTTGTATCAAGAAAGCGTCGACCTTTCTTATGAGCGTGCTGTCCACGCCCAAATCGACCACGCAAGGCAGAAAAAGAAAAGATCTATTAAAGACATCGTCCTCGGCGGACAAACCTGGCATGTCAAATAA
- a CDS encoding LytR/AlgR family response regulator transcription factor, with product MSTNIRTLLVDDEPLAIRGLKIRLEPFDNIEVIGTCSNGREAVKAIKEEKPDLVFLDIQMPGFDGFSVLKSLVGEAELPLIIFVTAFDQYALDAFKAHALDYLLKPVEEQRLKEAIVRVEEAMQQRVAIEQNARLVELIENIDNAPKEALTAILEGSADSSTEVFEPQLRIKDRGHITIVDVKDIDFIDAAGDYMCIHVGEKTHILRETMKNMIARLDPKIFQRVHRSTIVNLDMVLEVRPHSNGECFLTLSCGEELKVSRSYKDVVGRFL from the coding sequence ATGAGCACGAACATAAGAACACTTCTCGTTGATGATGAACCACTTGCGATTCGAGGTTTGAAGATCAGGCTGGAACCTTTTGATAATATAGAAGTAATTGGGACGTGTTCAAACGGGCGAGAGGCCGTAAAGGCCATTAAAGAAGAAAAGCCTGACCTTGTTTTTCTTGATATTCAAATGCCGGGTTTTGATGGGTTTTCAGTCCTTAAGTCCTTAGTTGGTGAAGCAGAGTTGCCTTTAATTATCTTTGTTACAGCCTTTGATCAATATGCGCTGGATGCTTTTAAAGCTCATGCACTTGATTACCTGCTAAAGCCAGTTGAGGAACAGCGTTTGAAAGAAGCAATTGTGCGCGTCGAAGAAGCCATGCAACAACGTGTCGCTATAGAACAAAATGCCCGTTTAGTAGAATTAATTGAGAATATTGATAATGCACCAAAAGAAGCTCTGACAGCAATCCTAGAAGGGTCTGCCGATAGTTCCACAGAAGTCTTTGAGCCACAGCTTCGTATAAAAGATAGAGGACATATTACGATCGTTGATGTGAAGGATATCGACTTTATTGATGCTGCTGGTGACTATATGTGTATTCATGTCGGTGAGAAAACTCACATTCTTCGTGAGACTATGAAAAATATGATCGCACGACTCGATCCCAAAATTTTCCAACGTGTACACCGTTCTACAATTGTGAATCTTGATATGGTGCTTGAAGTAAGACCCCATTCAAACGGTGAATGTTTCTTGACTTTATCATGCGGTGAAGAATTAAAGGTTAGTCGCTCTTATAAAGACGTCGTCGGTCGATTCCTATAA
- a CDS encoding NAD(P)/FAD-dependent oxidoreductase, with translation MEKVQAVVIGAGVVGIACARAMQLAGIETLLVEKEAQFGSGVSSRNSGVIHGGIYYPSGSRKAALCVQGKELLYKYAQERGIDHKQCGKLVVANSDYDLQKLRDINKQAIRNGVRDLKYLTEEKVNEIEPLVQSIAGLWSPSTGIIDVHDLMVTMLGDFENSGGTYAPNTEILSAMAMAKGIAVETSDFVVLAKTVVNAAGLSAQKVAKTIRGLDQKFIPKQYLAKGNYFWLEGEAPFKCLVYPLPTKAGLGAHSLIDFNGRTRFGPDVEWIEEEDYTVTSERKEHFISLIKQYYPSLDEEKLHPDFAGIRPKIVGPDLGGADFLIQNSQEHQVTGLINLFGIESPGLTASQAIGATVTEMIKGLS, from the coding sequence ATGGAAAAAGTTCAGGCAGTTGTAATTGGGGCTGGGGTCGTTGGCATTGCTTGCGCTCGGGCTATGCAATTGGCCGGGATTGAAACCCTTCTTGTTGAAAAAGAGGCACAGTTTGGCAGCGGTGTGAGTAGCCGAAACAGTGGTGTGATTCACGGCGGTATTTATTATCCTTCCGGCAGTCGGAAGGCGGCACTCTGTGTGCAAGGCAAAGAATTGCTGTATAAATATGCTCAAGAAAGAGGAATTGATCATAAACAGTGTGGCAAGCTTGTCGTTGCAAATTCAGATTATGACCTTCAAAAATTGAGAGATATCAACAAGCAAGCGATCCGAAATGGCGTGAGAGATCTGAAATATTTAACCGAAGAAAAAGTGAATGAAATTGAACCGCTTGTTCAGTCGATTGCTGGTTTATGGTCCCCGTCGACAGGGATCATTGATGTCCATGATCTGATGGTGACGATGTTGGGAGACTTTGAAAATTCTGGTGGGACGTATGCTCCTAATACTGAGATTTTATCTGCTATGGCTATGGCCAAAGGGATCGCTGTCGAAACATCAGACTTTGTTGTGCTTGCAAAAACGGTTGTTAATGCTGCTGGCTTAAGCGCGCAAAAAGTGGCCAAAACCATCAGAGGCTTGGATCAAAAGTTTATCCCTAAACAATATTTAGCCAAAGGAAACTACTTTTGGTTAGAAGGGGAGGCGCCTTTCAAATGTTTGGTTTATCCCTTGCCAACTAAAGCTGGTCTGGGAGCACACTCTCTTATAGATTTTAATGGAAGAACTCGTTTTGGCCCTGATGTGGAGTGGATAGAAGAAGAAGACTATACAGTCACCTCCGAGAGAAAAGAACATTTTATTTCTTTAATTAAACAATATTATCCTTCTTTGGATGAAGAAAAGCTTCACCCCGATTTTGCTGGGATACGTCCCAAAATTGTAGGGCCTGATTTGGGCGGCGCAGATTTTTTGATTCAGAATTCTCAAGAGCACCAGGTGACAGGCTTGATTAATTTATTCGGGATTGAAAGCCCCGGCTTAACAGCGTCACAGGCGATTGGTGCCACTGTGACAGAGATGATAAAGGGTCTATCATGA
- the gor gene encoding glutathione-disulfide reductase: MSYDYDLFVIGAGSGGVRASRIASSYGAKVAVAEEYRIGGTCVIRGCVPKKLLVYASGFSKDFKLAEGYGWTVGETSFSWETLIERKDAEIDRLNGLYINTLSNAGVEMIEGRALVTGPNSVRVGDQEYSAKYILIAVGGWPMMPDLPGIEHAVSSNEALHFEKQPDHIVIVGGGYIAVEFAGIFNGMGSQVTQLYRGEQILRGFDTDLQHSLATEMKARGIDLRTSLNVTKIDKTEKGVILHLTDGTTLEADAVMYATGRAPKTDGLGLQDAGVALDKAQAVIVDEYGKTSVDSIYAVGDVTNRVQLTPVAIKEGHAFANTVFGNMPSSPEHDAIPSAIFSQPPIGTVGLTEAQAFEKYNGKIKVFKSGFKPMKHTLGGSEERALTKLIVAEETDVVVGAHMIGLDAAEIMQGIGIAVKAGLTKAQFDATVAIHPSSAEEFVLMR; this comes from the coding sequence ATGTCTTATGATTATGATCTGTTTGTAATTGGTGCAGGCTCAGGGGGTGTTCGGGCCAGCCGTATCGCATCAAGCTACGGAGCGAAAGTCGCAGTGGCTGAAGAATATCGCATTGGGGGCACCTGTGTCATTCGCGGCTGTGTACCTAAAAAATTGCTCGTCTATGCCAGTGGTTTTTCGAAAGACTTTAAACTAGCTGAAGGCTATGGTTGGACTGTAGGAGAGACAAGTTTTTCATGGGAAACACTAATTGAACGTAAAGATGCAGAAATCGACCGTTTAAATGGTTTATATATCAATACCCTATCCAATGCTGGCGTAGAAATGATCGAAGGCAGAGCTCTTGTTACTGGGCCAAATTCTGTGCGTGTAGGGGATCAAGAGTATTCAGCAAAATATATTCTCATTGCCGTTGGTGGCTGGCCAATGATGCCTGACCTTCCTGGCATTGAACATGCTGTATCCAGTAACGAAGCCTTGCATTTTGAGAAACAACCCGACCATATCGTTATTGTTGGCGGGGGCTATATTGCTGTGGAATTTGCTGGAATCTTCAATGGTATGGGTAGCCAAGTCACACAGTTATATCGTGGCGAACAAATACTGAGAGGGTTCGATACTGATCTTCAACACAGTCTTGCAACAGAAATGAAGGCTCGAGGGATCGACCTTAGAACCAGTCTGAATGTGACAAAGATAGACAAAACTGAAAAAGGAGTAATTCTCCATCTGACTGATGGCACTACCCTCGAAGCGGACGCTGTCATGTATGCTACAGGCCGAGCGCCTAAGACCGATGGCCTTGGTCTTCAGGATGCCGGTGTTGCGCTGGATAAAGCACAAGCTGTGATCGTTGATGAATACGGAAAAACTTCTGTGGACAGCATCTATGCAGTTGGGGATGTGACCAATAGGGTTCAACTCACCCCTGTAGCCATTAAAGAAGGCCATGCCTTTGCAAATACAGTCTTCGGCAATATGCCGTCAAGCCCAGAGCATGATGCTATTCCGTCCGCTATTTTCAGCCAACCCCCTATCGGAACTGTCGGTCTTACTGAAGCACAAGCCTTTGAAAAATATAATGGGAAAATTAAAGTTTTCAAAAGCGGTTTCAAACCGATGAAACACACTCTTGGTGGCTCTGAAGAGCGAGCATTGACCAAGCTCATCGTCGCTGAGGAAACAGATGTTGTTGTCGGTGCCCATATGATTGGACTAGATGCTGCAGAGATTATGCAGGGCATCGGCATTGCTGTAAAAGCAGGCCTAACGAAGGCTCAGTTTGATGCAACCGTTGCAATCCATCCATCAAGCGCCGAAGAATTTGTGCTGATGCGTTAA
- the rpmE gene encoding 50S ribosomal protein L31, translated as MKNDIHPDYHTINVVMSDGSTFQTRSTWGAEGDTMTLEIDPKVHPAWTGGNRIAVEGGQVARFKKRFGSFSLKK; from the coding sequence ATGAAAAACGATATTCATCCAGACTACCACACAATCAATGTTGTGATGTCAGACGGTTCTACATTCCAGACACGCTCTACTTGGGGCGCTGAAGGAGACACTATGACTCTTGAGATTGATCCAAAAGTACACCCAGCTTGGACTGGTGGTAACCGTATCGCTGTTGAAGGCGGTCAGGTTGCACGCTTTAAGAAGCGTTTTGGTTCTTTCTCACTTAAAAAGTAA
- a CDS encoding MotA/TolQ/ExbB proton channel family protein, with amino-acid sequence MKKPQKYLTRMGLFCIAVLAIAALIFPSLKDAFMANAILNGVIIGALLLGLFYAFRRVFDLSPAVDWVNDFKKRGDEASSAAPNLMASASAMLRSQHSESMRMSTMSMRTVLDGIVNRLEESREISRYMTGLLIFLGLLGTFWGLLGTIGAIGKTINSLSIDGTNIALMFDELKDGLQTPLAGMGVAFSSSLFGLAGSLVLGFLDLQASQAQTRFYNDVEDWLSSVTKLSRGEEGSSGLSVSGSPSAYATAVMEQTAEGMERLEKTLKRGEEDRHHLQQTMLEISKALNKLADQSDQPPQPPQPMMDSASRSHLSNIDVGIKALLDSSTKANEQLSEDLRKEIRVLSRTIAAGLEGSTTEMHNESQPLTATKDDQ; translated from the coding sequence ATGAAAAAACCACAAAAATATCTGACACGAATGGGATTATTCTGTATTGCAGTCTTGGCGATTGCGGCCTTAATTTTTCCGAGTTTGAAAGATGCCTTTATGGCCAACGCCATTTTAAATGGCGTAATCATTGGCGCGTTGCTTCTTGGTCTTTTCTATGCTTTTCGGCGTGTTTTTGACCTTTCTCCAGCCGTGGACTGGGTCAACGACTTTAAGAAACGGGGAGATGAGGCCTCCAGTGCAGCCCCCAATTTAATGGCGTCTGCCAGTGCCATGCTGAGATCTCAACATTCTGAGTCCATGCGCATGTCCACCATGTCAATGCGAACGGTTTTAGATGGTATAGTGAACCGATTGGAAGAAAGTCGCGAAATCTCGCGATATATGACAGGGTTATTGATTTTTCTCGGCCTTTTAGGCACTTTTTGGGGATTGCTTGGGACCATAGGGGCCATAGGTAAAACCATAAATAGCCTTTCAATTGACGGGACCAATATTGCCTTGATGTTTGATGAATTGAAAGATGGCCTTCAAACACCGCTTGCAGGTATGGGCGTCGCTTTTTCAAGTTCTTTGTTTGGATTGGCAGGTTCTCTAGTGCTTGGATTTTTAGACTTGCAAGCCTCTCAAGCGCAAACTAGGTTTTATAACGATGTTGAAGACTGGCTTTCTAGTGTTACTAAGCTTTCGCGAGGTGAAGAAGGAAGTTCAGGTCTCTCTGTTTCTGGATCACCATCCGCTTATGCCACGGCAGTTATGGAGCAAACGGCTGAAGGGATGGAACGTCTAGAGAAAACATTGAAACGCGGCGAAGAAGACCGGCATCATTTACAACAAACTATGTTAGAGATATCTAAGGCTCTGAATAAACTTGCAGACCAATCAGATCAACCACCCCAGCCACCTCAGCCAATGATGGATAGTGCCAGTCGCTCGCATCTGTCAAATATTGATGTGGGCATTAAGGCTTTGTTAGATTCCAGTACAAAGGCCAATGAGCAATTGAGTGAGGATCTTCGGAAAGAAATTCGCGTCTTGTCTAGAACCATAGCCGCTGGCCTTGAAGGCTCAACAACAGAAATGCACAATGAATCACAGCCTTTAACAGCAACGAAGGATGATCAATAA
- a CDS encoding ABC transporter transmembrane domain-containing protein — protein sequence MSDPHTTPGHSSSDEAPKDKKLSKMKILWSFLRNYKIRMALALFFLTIAATTVLVIPTALQGMVDNGFSNSDAQKVNDYFVIFLAIVGVMAFSTAMRFYYVSWLGERVVADIRKAVYERLITMSPEFFETNRPGEIVSRLTADTTVVQTIVGSSFSVWLRNVLIALVGTIWLFIQNPGLMTYVMIGIPVTIFILVLVGRRVRNLSRKSQDRVADVGARANESLAALNVVQAFTRENEESRRFSGATEEAFIMAQRRITVRSALTAGAIFIIFSSIAAVLYSGAQDVMQGTMTGGELLEFIIRSVFVAGAYGALSEVYSDLQRAAGAAGRLAELLAVVPTIKAPEAPVALPEQLSGQVSFEDVTFAYPSKLDYPALHEFTLNVKEGETVALVGPSGAGKSTVLQLLLRFYDPQQGKVSYDGINIQDCDPSEFREHLAFVPQETIIFADTVSENLRYGRLEATQDEIVAAAESASALEFIERQPEGFDTYLGERGTRLSGGQRQRLAIARAILRDAPLLLLDEATSALDAESERKVQLALDELMKGRTTIVIAHRLATVKKADRIVVMDEGRIVAEGSHEDLMQQDGLYKRLADLQFGPAG from the coding sequence ATGAGCGATCCACACACGACACCTGGACATAGTTCCAGCGATGAAGCCCCAAAAGATAAAAAACTATCAAAGATGAAAATTCTTTGGAGCTTCCTTAGAAACTATAAAATTCGCATGGCACTTGCGCTCTTCTTTCTCACCATTGCAGCGACCACTGTTCTCGTTATTCCTACAGCCCTTCAAGGCATGGTCGATAATGGGTTTTCGAATAGCGATGCCCAGAAAGTGAATGATTATTTCGTCATCTTTCTTGCGATTGTCGGTGTTATGGCCTTTTCTACAGCGATGCGCTTTTACTATGTCTCCTGGCTTGGAGAGCGCGTTGTCGCCGATATCAGAAAAGCTGTTTATGAACGTTTGATTACCATGAGCCCTGAATTCTTTGAAACCAACCGCCCAGGGGAAATTGTCTCAAGACTAACAGCGGACACCACTGTCGTTCAAACGATTGTTGGCAGTAGTTTTTCTGTTTGGTTAAGAAACGTCCTGATCGCCCTGGTGGGTACAATATGGCTATTCATTCAAAACCCAGGCCTTATGACCTATGTGATGATAGGTATACCTGTCACTATTTTCATTCTCGTATTAGTCGGACGCCGAGTGCGCAATCTCTCTCGTAAAAGTCAAGACCGCGTTGCTGATGTGGGGGCCAGAGCCAATGAATCCCTTGCTGCCCTAAATGTTGTTCAAGCCTTCACACGTGAAAATGAGGAAAGCCGTCGCTTCTCAGGGGCGACTGAAGAAGCCTTCATCATGGCTCAGCGTAGGATAACTGTACGATCTGCTCTTACAGCAGGTGCAATTTTCATAATCTTTTCCTCTATCGCTGCAGTTCTATACAGCGGCGCTCAAGACGTGATGCAAGGAACCATGACTGGGGGTGAACTTTTGGAGTTCATCATTCGATCTGTTTTTGTTGCTGGCGCATACGGTGCTCTGTCGGAAGTCTATAGTGATCTGCAACGCGCTGCAGGTGCTGCTGGGCGCCTAGCAGAGCTTTTAGCTGTAGTTCCTACCATAAAAGCGCCAGAGGCACCTGTCGCACTTCCTGAGCAGCTCTCAGGCCAAGTGAGTTTTGAAGATGTAACTTTTGCCTATCCTAGTAAGCTCGACTATCCAGCGTTGCATGAATTCACCTTAAATGTGAAGGAAGGTGAAACTGTTGCCTTGGTGGGGCCAAGCGGCGCAGGAAAGTCAACTGTGCTTCAACTTCTTCTTCGGTTTTACGATCCTCAGCAAGGCAAAGTGTCTTATGATGGCATCAATATCCAGGACTGTGATCCCTCTGAGTTCCGAGAGCACCTTGCCTTTGTCCCTCAGGAAACAATCATTTTTGCGGATACAGTCTCAGAAAACTTACGCTATGGTCGCCTTGAAGCGACGCAAGACGAAATTGTCGCTGCGGCGGAGAGTGCATCTGCTCTGGAATTCATTGAACGCCAACCCGAAGGATTTGATACCTATCTCGGTGAGCGGGGCACACGCCTTTCTGGCGGCCAGCGTCAAAGGCTTGCCATTGCACGTGCGATCCTCAGAGATGCTCCCTTACTGCTCTTGGATGAAGCAACAAGTGCACTTGACGCAGAATCAGAACGTAAAGTTCAACTGGCGTTAGATGAATTAATGAAAGGTCGCACAACGATTGTCATTGCTCATAGACTGGCAACCGTCAAGAAAGCTGATAGAATTGTTGTGATGGATGAAGGCCGTATCGTTGCGGAAGGCAGTCATGAAGATTTAATGCAACAAGACGGTCTTTATAAACGGTTAGCAGACCTACAGTTTGGTCCAGCCGGATAA
- a CDS encoding peptidoglycan -binding protein — MIGSRRKIGGGSSDNSWPGFVDALSSLLLVIIFLLSMFVLAQFFLGKTLSGREEALAELRGKVKELGDLLQVEQKANVDLRASIGNLSASLSQVNAERDQLDQALQSARESLKLSDGRVQELTQMLSATDNRLNALQTKEGQTSQELKVTKELSARQKLQLAALEQNVTALRDQLARLETALEASEERDKKNQAVIVELGSRLNKALASKVEELAGYRSEFFGRLKQVLQDQPGIRIEGDRFVFASELLFTSGSAELGQQGRGELRKFAETLLILSREIPGNLSWVLRVDGHTDRVPISSAQFASNWELSAARAISVVKYLIIAGVPAERLAATGFGQHQPLDDRDTQEAYSKNRRIEMRLDQR, encoded by the coding sequence ATGATCGGATCACGTCGAAAAATAGGCGGGGGTTCTTCAGATAACAGTTGGCCGGGTTTCGTCGATGCTCTGTCCTCACTGTTGTTAGTGATTATCTTTTTATTATCAATGTTTGTCCTTGCGCAATTTTTTCTTGGGAAAACACTTTCAGGAAGAGAAGAGGCTCTTGCTGAACTGCGAGGAAAGGTGAAAGAGCTGGGAGATCTCTTACAAGTCGAACAGAAGGCTAATGTGGATCTAAGAGCATCCATTGGTAATTTATCCGCTTCACTCTCTCAGGTGAATGCGGAGCGAGATCAGCTAGACCAGGCCTTACAATCTGCACGGGAAAGCCTAAAGCTTTCTGACGGGCGTGTGCAAGAATTGACACAAATGCTATCAGCTACGGATAATCGTCTAAATGCACTACAAACGAAAGAAGGACAAACAAGCCAAGAACTTAAAGTGACGAAAGAGCTTTCAGCCCGTCAAAAACTACAACTTGCGGCCTTAGAACAAAATGTGACGGCGCTCAGAGATCAGTTAGCGCGTTTGGAGACTGCTCTTGAAGCCAGTGAAGAACGAGATAAGAAAAACCAAGCCGTCATCGTAGAACTTGGCAGTCGATTAAATAAAGCTTTGGCGAGTAAAGTTGAAGAGTTAGCGGGCTATCGCAGTGAATTTTTTGGTCGCCTTAAGCAAGTCCTTCAGGATCAGCCAGGCATTCGTATCGAGGGGGATCGTTTTGTTTTTGCCAGTGAACTTTTGTTTACAAGTGGTTCGGCAGAATTAGGTCAGCAGGGAAGGGGTGAACTGCGTAAGTTTGCTGAAACGCTTTTGATACTCTCAAGAGAGATTCCCGGTAATTTAAGCTGGGTCTTACGTGTGGACGGTCATACAGATCGTGTACCGATTTCCAGTGCACAATTTGCCAGTAACTGGGAACTGTCGGCTGCACGAGCTATTTCCGTAGTGAAATATCTCATCATTGCCGGGGTGCCAGCTGAACGATTAGCCGCGACAGGTTTTGGGCAGCATCAACCTTTGGATGATCGTGATACTCAGGAGGCTTATTCTAAAAATCGGCGCATTGAAATGCGTCTTGACCAAAGATAA
- a CDS encoding 2-oxoacid:acceptor oxidoreductase subunit alpha, whose amino-acid sequence MTTDVQILESAVVRFAGDSGDGMQLTGSQFTNSTALSGSDLATFPDFPAEIRAPVGTTFGVSAFQINFGAKSIKTIGDEPDVLVAMNPAALKVSLDNLRRGGLLVVDAGSFTKRNLQKAGYETNPLEDGCLEDYQLITLDASKQTVESVKEFGLGNKDALRSKNMYMLGLMLWMFDRSRAPVTDWLEKKFAKKPEIAAANIAALNAGHAYGETAELSTSIKRYHIGAVKQEPGLYKTVTGSEALSWGLAAGGELSGLDIVLGSYPITPASPVLHTLSSLKDLGILTFQAEDEIAAVCAALGAAFGGALGVTSSSGPGIALKGEALGLAISTELPLVVVNVQRGGPSTGLPTKTEQSDLYQAIYGRNGDAPLPVLATRSPADCFETAIEACRIALKYMTPVILLSDGFIANAAEPWKLPDMEALEPFEVAFASAPEDGEFNPYQRDDLSLARNWAKPGTPGCMHRIGGIEKSYDTGHISYDPANHQKMTDVRAAKVAGIAREIPPLEPSTGSAGARIGVVGWGSTFGPIEEAVKIARSEGVDVSHVHFRHLNPMPSNTDALLKSFDHVLIPEMNTGQLKTVIRDRFFIDAQPLNKVSGQPFKITEVLNAIRDLASEKA is encoded by the coding sequence ATGACAACGGACGTCCAGATTTTAGAATCTGCGGTGGTTCGGTTTGCAGGTGATTCTGGTGACGGAATGCAGCTGACCGGCAGCCAATTTACGAACTCTACTGCGCTTTCGGGCTCAGACTTAGCGACATTTCCAGATTTCCCTGCGGAAATCCGCGCCCCTGTTGGGACGACGTTTGGGGTGTCTGCGTTTCAAATTAATTTTGGTGCTAAATCGATTAAGACGATAGGTGATGAGCCTGATGTTTTGGTTGCGATGAACCCTGCGGCGTTGAAGGTCTCTTTGGATAATCTTCGGCGGGGTGGTTTGTTGGTTGTTGATGCGGGCAGTTTCACCAAGAGGAATCTTCAAAAAGCGGGTTATGAGACGAATCCCCTTGAGGATGGTTGTCTTGAAGATTATCAGCTGATCACGTTGGATGCGTCTAAGCAGACGGTTGAATCAGTGAAAGAGTTTGGCCTTGGGAACAAGGATGCGCTGCGTTCAAAGAATATGTATATGCTGGGGTTGATGCTTTGGATGTTTGACCGCAGCAGAGCGCCGGTTACGGATTGGCTTGAGAAGAAGTTCGCTAAAAAGCCTGAGATTGCGGCAGCGAATATTGCGGCATTGAATGCGGGGCATGCTTATGGAGAAACGGCTGAGTTATCCACCAGTATAAAGCGGTATCACATTGGTGCAGTGAAGCAAGAGCCGGGTCTTTATAAGACGGTGACGGGTTCTGAGGCTTTGTCTTGGGGCTTGGCAGCGGGCGGAGAATTGTCTGGATTGGATATTGTTCTTGGGTCTTACCCGATTACGCCGGCCTCTCCCGTTTTACATACGCTTTCGTCGTTGAAAGACCTTGGCATTCTGACGTTCCAGGCGGAGGATGAGATTGCGGCAGTCTGTGCGGCCTTGGGGGCTGCTTTTGGCGGGGCTCTGGGGGTGACATCTTCGTCAGGCCCTGGGATTGCTCTTAAGGGGGAAGCGCTTGGGTTAGCGATTTCTACGGAATTGCCTTTGGTTGTTGTGAATGTCCAGCGCGGAGGTCCATCAACGGGGTTACCGACCAAGACGGAACAGTCTGACTTGTACCAAGCCATATACGGCCGGAACGGGGATGCGCCTTTGCCGGTGCTCGCGACCCGCTCTCCTGCGGATTGCTTTGAGACAGCCATTGAGGCATGTCGGATTGCGCTCAAATATATGACGCCGGTTATTTTACTGTCGGATGGCTTTATTGCGAATGCTGCGGAGCCTTGGAAGTTACCGGATATGGAAGCGCTTGAGCCATTTGAGGTGGCGTTTGCGTCGGCCCCAGAGGACGGGGAGTTTAACCCTTATCAGCGGGATGATCTTTCGCTAGCACGGAACTGGGCGAAGCCGGGGACGCCAGGATGTATGCACAGAATTGGCGGGATTGAGAAAAGCTATGATACGGGTCATATCTCTTACGACCCTGCGAACCACCAGAAGATGACGGATGTCAGAGCGGCGAAAGTTGCGGGTATTGCGCGGGAAATTCCGCCTTTAGAGCCTTCGACGGGCAGCGCGGGTGCTCGGATAGGTGTTGTGGGATGGGGATCGACCTTTGGTCCGATTGAGGAAGCGGTGAAGATTGCTCGGTCAGAAGGAGTGGATGTGAGCCATGTACACTTCCGTCATCTGAATCCGATGCCGTCGAATACGGATGCTTTATTGAAATCCTTTGATCATGTTCTGATCCCTGAAATGAATACGGGTCAACTGAAAACAGTGATCCGCGATCGTTTCTTTATTGATGCCCAGCCGTTGAATAAGGTATCGGGCCAACCATTTAAAATTACTGAAGTGCTGAACGCTATTCGCGATCTCGCCTCAGAGAAGGCATAG